GCTTTTGTATGAACTATGAATCATGGCTCAATGTTATCATTCAATTTAATAAGGTTTGACATTTTTTATGCCACACAAAAAACTTAACTTTCATATTAAACAGAGACAAACAAGAGTTGTCATTACATAATAATGTAGTTAGATTGTGTGCTTGCTGAACAAACAAAGCTATTTAAAGTCCGAGTCAGATTAGAcctaaaaacacacaaaaggaAACAGTCTAATAGAAAACAAGAACcaaccacaacaacaacaaccttgACGCACACAATCTAAGAACTCCTAGTTTGGTCATCAACTTGATCAAACATGTCAGCAGGGAAATCGTGTAAGAAAACATCAGATTCTTCATCATCTTTCGAAACATGTCTAAACCTTCTCGGAGCCGGAGAGGGCTCAAAAAACGGCTGAGGAAGGCCGAACAAGGGCTCAGAAGAATCAGCCGGTCCAAGTATATCGTAGAAAAAAGGGTCGTCGAGAACAGTCCCAAAGGTAAAAGGCTGATGATTCTCTAACTTAATACCTAGTTCCGGCAACCTGATCAAGGCTTCATCATCAACTTGATCTGATGTTGATGATGAGTAGGGAAGAATCGGGAAGAATCTTggaagtggaagaagaagaggaagctcTAGTCTCTTCTTCAACAAGACTTAAACTCTGAGACTGGATTGGTTTGACGTTTTTGTCCTTGTTAGGTTTTGGATTGAAGCAACTAGAACTCAGATGCATCTGAGGAGTTATGGAGAATCGAAGGTTACTTTGAGTTGCTTTGAGAGGATGCTCTACCCACAATTCTAGGATTTTCTGACTAATCTCTGCCGAACTCCTCTTTCCACTTTGAAGGGTCTCATTCCTATTCGAAGGATCTTTTGGTCTTCTTTCAGATTTCTCGTCAACCGTTCTGATACTAATTGTTGGAATTGTATGAGTCCATGTCCAACTCTTTATTGTcttattagtacgatattgtcaaCTTTGGACCTAAAAGGCTGGCCCGCATGAATTTACTTTTGGGCTCCTTCACGAAAGGCCTCGTgctaattagagttggacatctctttatatattagacactccttgtttaaacttccaatgtgggacttggATTGACATCTCTCATTTTGCAGATTTCTCGTCAAACCattctgataccaattgttgggacCGTAAAATCCCAACATACTCCAGAAGTTCTTCACATCGTTATCAGTTCTTCCCGGTAGATACGTAGCGATCCTCGCCCATTTGTTACCAAACTGAGACTGCAAATCAATCACCCTCTTCTCCTCCTCAGCAGAGAACTTGCAGCCACTTAAAAAGTAGTGATTCAATACTATTTGTATTTGCTTCCTTGGGCGATGTGGGATGTGATTACGAGGCTTAAAACTTGATAAACGGAGTCACActttgtatattaaaaaaaaccttCACCTTCATGTCCACACTCTGTGTTGTAATGATGCAGAGATGTAATTGACTCGCTTCTTCAAGCCTTtagcttcattttttttttggggcgTGTGTAATAATACTGTCTCGACGTTTCAAAGCACTGAATCGAACTTTAGCTTCAGATTGGGTCCTAACTGGCTGCAGAAATATGAATCATATACTAGCTCAGATCCGACCGTACGTTTTATTTGCTTGCTGCCACTGATGTGATGATACGACTTTAGGGGTTTTTCTTCTGTTTATGCACTTCTTCTTGTTGACCCTTTGTAATTACTTTAGTCGGTAGTTTCTTTCAATTTTCATTGGTTGACCAATTTCGATGGTGGAAAATAAAATGAGAATAATCACCATAGCTTGTTTATTTTACTACTACTTGAACATTTATCTATTTCCTTTTTACtctttatcattttaaatttttatttccgTGAATAATTTGAGCAAAAAGATTAGATCCAATTGGGTCATATAGCATTTCTACAAAAATTATTGATAATGTCCCTCTTGGAAGTTCAAAGTTCAAACTCGGATCGAGTATATACAGAATATAAAACGGACTTtaacggtttaaattttttgtgaGGACCGTTGCTTTCGTCACTCAGTTCATCACCTCCACTTGCCGACCATTAGACGGTAGTACTCTTTCCACGATAAAAGCCGGTAATTTAATCGGTATTGGGTTTCTTAGACATGCTCTAACAGTGTGTTGTTAAAATTCGTAGTAATTTCAATGACtggataaaacaaaatattattaacttCTTGTGTATGTAATGTAATGGATCAATTCCTAGTAGTTTCCTATGGTGGAAGTAACGTTCCATTTTCAAGAGActttcattttttgaatgaaaaaaaattccGACCACTCACTTTAATCTGGTGGCCGTTTCTTTGTAACATGTTTATAAAACCGAATATTAATTGATGGCAACAATCACCGCATTCACTGGACATCAATGGCACCAGGACACAGAACAATACATCGACTGGCCTTAATACTCTGTATATGGATGCGGCGTGGAGACTCGAGGACAAAACTGCAGGATGTAGTTGGGTCCTTCACAACCCACGCCTGGAAGAGACAAGGCAAGGCACTTCGACGGAGCGTTTTGTGGCGTCACCACTGATGGCCGAGGCACTAGCTGTACGGGAAGCCCTGTTACAGGCCAAGGCTCTTCATCTCACCAATATCTGCCTTAAGTCAGATAACCAGGTGCTTATCAAAGCACTATCCTCGAAACAACATCCGGTGGAGATCTACGGAATCAACTTGGATATCGAGAATCTATCCCTATCTTTTACGTCTATTTCTTTTGCTCATGTACCTAGGAGCTTGAACTCTGCTGCAGATGCTTTGGCAAAATCTGCTCTGTActctttgaactcttagcttctgcTTATGCTTTCTTAATGAAATAGttggttgatcaaaaaaaaaaaattgtatttttttcaagAGACTTTCCTTGAAAACTTTGCTGCAAAAGCAATCAAA
The window above is part of the Brassica napus cultivar Da-Ae chromosome C8, Da-Ae, whole genome shotgun sequence genome. Proteins encoded here:
- the LOC106413334 gene encoding uncharacterized protein LOC106413334: MDAAWRLEDKTAGCSWVLHNPRLEETRQGTSTERFVASPLMAEALAVREALLQAKALHLTNICLKSDNQVLIKALSSKQHPVEIYGINLDIENLSLSFTSISFAHVPRSLNSAADALAKSALYSLNS